A portion of the Aquila chrysaetos chrysaetos chromosome 4, bAquChr1.4, whole genome shotgun sequence genome contains these proteins:
- the DEPTOR gene encoding DEP domain-containing mTOR-interacting protein isoform X1 — translation MEEGMSSMQQKAAELEHMAEVLLTGEQLRLRLHEEKVIKDRRHHLKTYPNCFVAKELIDWLIDHKEASDRETAIKLVQKLLDHSIIHHVCDEHKEFKDVKLFYRFRKDDGTFPLDNEVKVFMRGQRLYEKLMSSDNTLLQAREEEGVKYERTFVASEFIDWLIQEGEATTRTEAEQLGRRLLEHGIIQHVSNKHHFMDSNLLYQCRMNFRRRRRLMELLTEKSRLMPESHDSPFCLRKQNHDNRKHTSFLSVSPTKEIKIVSAVRRSSMSSCGSSGYFSSSPTLSSSPPVLCNPKSVLKRSVTADELLMPGAPYVRKTFTIVGDAVGWGFVVRGSKPCHIQAVDPSGPAAAAGMKKPYHCWTSLSVRRLSQRHCTTGLLVEPAPWWSHRRHNLDLDSSLPCHKPSMQLR, via the exons GCTCCGGCTGCATGAAGAAAAGGTCATTAAAGATCGGCGTCACCACCTCAAAACGTACCCGAACTGCTTCGTTGCCAAAGAGCTGATCGACTGGCTGATTGACCATAAAGAGGCCTCTGACCGAGAGACGGCAATAAAACTGGTGCAGAAATTACTGGATCACAGCATTATCCACCATG tCTGTGATGAGCATAAGGAATTCAAGGATGTCAAACTGTTCTACCGCTTCCGAAAAGATGATGGGACATTTCCGCTGGACAATGAGGTGAAGGTGTTCATGAGAGGACAAAGACTGTATGAAAA GCTGATGAGTTCTGACAATACCCTTCTGCAAgccagggaagaggaaggagtcAAGTACGAACGGACCTTTGTGGCATCAGAGTTCATTGACTGGCTGATCCAGGAGGGAGAGGCCACGACACGGACTGAAGCAGAGCAGCTCGGCCGCAGACTTTTGGAGCATGGGATTATACAGCACG tgTCCAACAAGCACCATTTTATGGACAGCAACTTGCTCTACCAGTGCAGAATGAATTTCCGCCGGCGGCGACGATTAATGGAGCTCCTCACTGAGAAATCTCGCTTGATGCCAGAAAGCCATGACAGCCCGTTTTGCCTGCGCAAGCAAAACCATGACAACAGAAAACACACCAGTTTTCTCTCAG TGAGTCCCACCAAGGAGATAAAGATCGTGTCAGCAGTACGGAGGAGCAGCATGAGTAGCTGTGGCAGCAGCGGGTACTTCAGCAGTAGCCCAACGCTCAGCAGCAGTCCCCCTGTGCTCTGCAACCCTAAATCTG TATTAAAGAGGTCCGTGACTGCTGATGAGCTCTTGATGCCTGGAGCCCCATACGTAAGAAAAACTTTTACG atcgTCGGCGATGCGGTGGGCTGGGGCTTTGTGGTGCGGGGGAGCAAGCCCTGCCACATCCAGGCCGTGGACCCCAGCGGGCCGGCAGCCGCGGCTGGGATGAAG AAGCCCTATCATTGTTGGACTTCTCTGAGTGTCAGGAGACTGTCTCAGAGACACTGTACCACTGGCCTGCTGGTTGAACCTGCCCCATGGTGGTCACATCGAAGACACAATTTGGATTTGGATTCTTCTTTACCCTGTCACAAACCCTCTATGCAACTACGCTGA